The window ACAAGGGTTCGCGCAAGTCGACCCCGTTCGCGGCGCAGGTTGCGGCAGAGGCCGCCGCCAAGGAAGCGATCGGAATGGGGATGAGAAGGGCGGAGGTCTGGGTCAAGGGCCCGGGCGCCGGGCGCGAGGCCGCGATCCGCTCGCTGCAAGCGGCGGGAATCGACGTCATCGCCATTCGCGACGTCACGCCGATCCCGCACAACGGATGCCGCCCGCCCAAGCGGCGCCGCGTATAGATCTCATTAGCGGCCGGGCTGGCTCCGGAGGAGGAACGAAAGACAGATGGCCAAGTACATGGGGGCCAAGTGCAGACAGTGCAGACGCGAGGGGATTCGCCTCTACCTAAAGGGGGAGCGCTGCTACACGGACAAGTGCGCGATCGAGAAGAGGGGATATGTCCCCGGCGAGCACGGCCGTGACAGGCGCATCAAGGAATCTCCATACGGAATGCAGCTGCGCGAGAAGCAGAAGGCGCGCAGGATCTACGGACTGCTGGAACGGCAGTTCAGGATCTACTTCGCGAGGGCGGAGCGGAAGAAGGGGATCACGGGCGAGATCCTGCTCCAGCTTCTCGAGACGAGGCTGGACAATATCATTTATCGCCTTGGCATCGTCCCGTCCCGGGCGCTGGCTCGCCAGATCGTCCGTCACGGGCACATCGAGGTGAACGGAAGGTCGGTCGATATCCCGTCCTTCCAGCTCCGCGTGGGCGACGTGGTGAGAGTGCGGGAGAAGAGCCGCAACATCACAA is drawn from Candidatus Eisenbacteria bacterium and contains these coding sequences:
- the rpsK gene encoding 30S ribosomal protein S11, whose protein sequence is MARDKKTGKRKDKKVPIAGVVHVHSTFNNTIISITDPDGAVVSWASAGKVGYKGSRKSTPFAAQVAAEAAAKEAIGMGMRRAEVWVKGPGAGREAAIRSLQAAGIDVIAIRDVTPIPHNGCRPPKRRRV
- the rpsD gene encoding 30S ribosomal protein S4 translates to MAKYMGAKCRQCRREGIRLYLKGERCYTDKCAIEKRGYVPGEHGRDRRIKESPYGMQLREKQKARRIYGLLERQFRIYFARAERKKGITGEILLQLLETRLDNIIYRLGIVPSRALARQIVRHGHIEVNGRSVDIPSFQLRVGDVVRVREKSRNITTIKEAVEKRRRTEMQSWLDFDDKKLEGRLNQIPSRENIPVPIQEQLIVELYSK